Proteins encoded by one window of Chrysiogenes arsenatis DSM 11915:
- a CDS encoding sensor histidine kinase, whose protein sequence is MRKKLFTALGITMMLFLFAAFIVLRSLDTLFVNQQITNEQNAIISRYTEMLYLLRSAQAEMYRHQAGYSHSINDLVAYVEAFEKHHEFIEKQYKSHSGDITCMQCHAEVNQRIVSVEGILGDMVRTIELYKQDISTIITAIDEEQRHLHEQLASERSQTLIEHLQTAHHAADAMRVEINRTSRSEVTRSRITIWSVVVVTFFLSVAIFVLVIRSISRPIEAFTRATQTISRGDFTQRVHVQASDEIAFLAESFNLMASRLETIHAEKDQLLGSLQELNESLERRIEDATRALKEAQTLMVRAETLAAVGTLAAGVSHEISTPLNTIGGFCRVILDEMTPDHPFYNDMAIIEQESQRCRRIVQGLLQFSRTPSNAVAVVSVNALLQETLVLVGYQTATKHIRIQTEYATDVPEVSADAMQIKQVLLNIILNAIDAIHGQGELALSTRCEDDTVVICIADNGLGIAPEVLEKVFQPFFTTKKEGTGLGLAISYGIIREHGGDIQIESEHGKGTTVCITLPCYPSCRKESEWHVFS, encoded by the coding sequence ATGAGAAAAAAACTTTTTACTGCGCTTGGCATAACCATGATGCTCTTTTTATTTGCTGCATTTATCGTGCTTCGCAGTCTTGATACCCTGTTTGTCAATCAGCAGATTACCAATGAGCAGAACGCTATCATTAGCCGATATACGGAGATGCTGTATCTTCTGCGTAGTGCCCAGGCAGAAATGTACCGCCATCAGGCCGGGTATTCGCACAGTATCAATGATCTTGTGGCCTACGTCGAAGCATTCGAAAAACATCACGAATTTATCGAGAAGCAATACAAAAGCCATTCAGGCGACATTACCTGCATGCAATGTCATGCTGAAGTCAACCAGCGGATCGTCTCCGTGGAGGGGATTTTAGGCGACATGGTACGCACGATTGAGCTGTACAAACAGGATATCAGCACGATCATAACTGCCATTGACGAAGAGCAACGACACCTCCACGAACAGCTTGCCAGCGAACGCTCGCAAACCCTCATAGAGCACTTGCAGACCGCTCATCATGCCGCTGACGCCATGCGCGTGGAGATAAACCGTACCAGCCGCAGCGAAGTAACCCGTTCGCGCATCACGATCTGGAGTGTTGTTGTGGTGACATTTTTCCTTTCTGTTGCCATATTTGTCCTCGTCATTCGCAGCATCAGTCGCCCAATAGAAGCATTCACCCGTGCCACGCAAACTATAAGCCGTGGCGACTTTACCCAGCGGGTTCACGTACAAGCCAGTGATGAAATAGCATTCTTGGCCGAATCGTTTAATCTTATGGCGTCGCGTCTGGAAACCATTCATGCTGAAAAAGATCAACTGCTTGGTTCGTTGCAAGAGCTGAACGAGAGCCTTGAACGACGGATTGAAGACGCCACACGCGCCCTGAAAGAAGCGCAAACGCTTATGGTACGCGCAGAAACACTGGCCGCCGTTGGCACTCTCGCCGCGGGGGTTTCCCATGAAATCAGCACCCCGCTCAACACTATTGGCGGATTTTGTCGCGTTATACTTGATGAAATGACGCCCGATCATCCATTCTATAATGATATGGCTATTATTGAGCAAGAATCCCAGCGATGTCGTCGCATCGTGCAAGGCCTTTTGCAATTTTCACGCACGCCGTCGAATGCGGTTGCTGTTGTGAGCGTCAACGCCCTGCTGCAGGAAACACTGGTGTTGGTAGGGTATCAGACGGCAACGAAACACATTCGCATCCAGACAGAGTATGCAACAGACGTGCCAGAGGTATCGGCCGATGCGATGCAAATCAAACAAGTGTTGCTCAATATCATCTTGAACGCGATTGACGCCATTCATGGCCAAGGCGAATTGGCATTATCAACCAGATGCGAAGATGATACCGTTGTCATTTGTATTGCCGATAATGGGTTGGGCATTGCGCCAGAAGTCCTAGAAAAAGTTTTTCAACCATTTTTTACCACGAAAAAAGAGGGAACTGGATTAGGGCTAGCGATCTCGTACGGTATCATTCGTGAACATGGTGGCGATATTCAGATAGAGAGCGAACATGGCAAAGGCACCACGGTGTGTATCACCCTTCCGTGTTACCCCTCTTGCAGAAAGGAATCAGAATGGCACGTATTTTCGTAA
- a CDS encoding sigma-54-dependent transcriptional regulator translates to MARIFVIDDDAAMCRLLERLLVRENHDVRTCSRSIEALAILETDIFDVVLSDFYMPEATGSDILQQVRSVQPQADVIIMTAFATIEHAVDAMRNGAYDYIVKPFENDTVIHAIRRVIEKRVLRAENQQLRQELIRRYSFQSIVGQSPAMQGLFGLIEKIADSHATVSIQGESGTGKELVARAIHYSSHRARKNFVAVNCSALPDTLLESELFGHAKGSFTGATESRQGLIQHAEGGTLFLDEIADTSAAVQAKLLRVLQEKKIRRLGDTAEIEVNVRVITATSRVLSTLVQDNLFREDLFYRINVFPLSIPPLRERRDDIPLLLEHFLRGRKTIESPALDALMGYDWPGNIRELENLVERLCVFVGSPLITYETLPQEITCRPASSSSNHDCGAFQATSTYQEAKEYALNSFHSHYLNALFRDSGGNVTRAAVRAGLDRANLQRLVRRYDFDTARFRE, encoded by the coding sequence ATGGCACGTATTTTCGTAATTGATGATGATGCCGCAATGTGCCGTTTGTTGGAGCGGTTACTTGTGCGAGAAAACCATGATGTGCGCACCTGTAGTCGATCGATAGAGGCGTTGGCGATTTTAGAAACCGATATATTTGATGTCGTGCTGTCTGATTTTTACATGCCCGAAGCGACGGGCAGCGATATCTTACAGCAGGTTCGTAGCGTACAACCGCAAGCGGACGTGATTATCATGACGGCATTTGCCACCATTGAACACGCGGTAGATGCTATGCGCAACGGCGCGTACGACTATATTGTTAAGCCATTTGAAAACGATACCGTTATCCATGCCATCCGCCGCGTTATCGAAAAACGGGTATTACGTGCCGAGAATCAGCAACTGCGGCAGGAGTTGATCCGTCGCTATTCCTTTCAAAGCATTGTTGGGCAATCACCGGCCATGCAAGGGCTTTTTGGGCTTATTGAAAAAATCGCCGATAGTCACGCTACTGTTTCTATCCAAGGGGAAAGCGGCACGGGGAAAGAGCTGGTGGCGCGAGCGATCCATTATAGCAGCCATCGGGCGCGGAAGAATTTTGTGGCCGTTAATTGTAGTGCACTCCCTGATACACTGCTGGAAAGCGAACTTTTTGGACATGCCAAAGGTTCATTTACTGGCGCCACTGAGTCGCGCCAAGGGCTCATTCAACATGCGGAAGGGGGAACGCTTTTTCTGGATGAAATTGCCGATACTTCGGCTGCCGTGCAGGCGAAGCTTCTCCGTGTGTTGCAGGAGAAAAAAATCCGCCGCCTTGGAGATACAGCGGAAATAGAGGTCAATGTCCGCGTTATTACCGCTACCAGTAGAGTTCTTTCAACGCTGGTACAGGACAACCTCTTTCGCGAAGATCTTTTCTACCGTATTAATGTTTTCCCCCTCTCAATCCCGCCATTGCGCGAACGTCGTGATGACATTCCGCTGCTTTTGGAGCACTTTCTGCGAGGACGGAAAACCATCGAAAGTCCAGCGTTGGATGCACTGATGGGCTATGACTGGCCGGGCAATATTCGTGAATTAGAAAATCTGGTTGAGCGTCTTTGTGTCTTTGTTGGGTCTCCTCTCATCACCTACGAAACACTGCCGCAAGAGATTACTTGTCGTCCAGCCTCATCATCGTCCAATCATGATTGTGGCGCTTTTCAGGCCACCTCGACCTATCAGGAAGCGAAAGAGTATGCGCTCAACTCGTTCCACTCTCACTACCTCAATGCTCTTTTTCGCGACTCGGGCGGGAATGTCACGCGCGCTGCAGTGCGCGCGGGGCTTGACCGTGCGAATCTGCAACGCCTTGTGCGGCGCTACGATTTCGACACAGCGCGTTTTCGCGAATAG
- a CDS encoding adenosylcobalamin-dependent ribonucleoside-diphosphate reductase, which translates to MTVKTQKVVLTETAETVLKRRYYIKDANGELVENWEKLARRVANAIAEPDRELPDFETLKDEFFQMIYHLDFLPNSPCLMNAGTDIGQLSACFVLPIEDTMEGIFAAIRNGALVHKTGGGTGYSFSRLRARNASVRSTQGVASGPLSFAAVFDAATETIKQGGKRRGANMGVLRVDHPDIMDFITAKQDQTKFNNFNFSVAITDAFMEALQAEKDYELIDPSNKKAVGSMNARYVFDTIVDLAWHNGEPGVLFIDAANKANPTPQLGEFEATNPCGEQWLLPFESCNLGSINLARFVKNGQIDYSRIEAITRIAVRFLDNVIDCNRYPIPEIEAMTMQTRKIGLGIMGMHDMLIQLGIPYGSEAGRMCAAEVMAFIRKIAEEKSIELAVTKGAFPAYNPEHNHYPARRNAALTSIQPTGTVSMIADCASGCEPYFSVVMVKHVMDGDRLLMVNRWFEKVAREENFYSDDLMARVADKGTVVGLPEIPAQWQEVFKTAQDITPADHIQMQAILQNNGVDSSISKTINLPNSATKDEVRLSYLMGYKLGCKGLTVYRDGSRDGQVLNTKSASDAQSGAQTATVGVSGQVVKQNLPDVMSAKRYRLKDKDQNNIYIIVCFDDNEKPMEVFAKFPYDNRIDLKDKSTMWTTLCRLVSLALRYDIPMEEIIKQLDRSAGHMLDLPSQMGKLLKSFMAGTQNGFSGTCPDCNGQLVYEEGCETCRSCGYSKCS; encoded by the coding sequence ATGACGGTAAAAACTCAAAAAGTCGTACTCACAGAAACGGCTGAGACGGTACTCAAACGTCGGTACTATATCAAAGATGCGAATGGCGAACTGGTAGAAAACTGGGAAAAACTCGCCCGCCGCGTCGCCAATGCGATCGCGGAACCAGATCGTGAACTTCCGGATTTTGAGACGCTCAAGGATGAGTTTTTCCAGATGATCTACCATCTCGATTTCCTCCCGAACTCTCCATGTCTTATGAACGCAGGAACCGACATCGGCCAACTCTCCGCGTGTTTTGTATTGCCAATCGAGGATACAATGGAAGGGATTTTTGCCGCCATCCGCAACGGTGCGCTGGTACATAAAACCGGTGGCGGGACTGGATATTCATTTTCCCGCTTACGCGCCAGAAATGCGTCGGTACGCTCGACTCAAGGGGTCGCCAGCGGCCCACTGAGCTTTGCCGCGGTGTTTGATGCCGCCACCGAAACCATTAAACAAGGTGGCAAGCGACGCGGCGCCAACATGGGCGTATTGCGAGTCGACCATCCAGATATCATGGATTTCATCACCGCCAAGCAAGATCAAACGAAATTCAATAATTTCAACTTCTCCGTCGCGATCACCGATGCCTTTATGGAAGCCTTGCAGGCAGAAAAAGATTACGAACTGATTGACCCCTCGAATAAAAAAGCGGTTGGTTCTATGAACGCCCGTTACGTTTTCGACACCATCGTCGATCTGGCATGGCACAATGGCGAACCTGGCGTACTCTTCATAGACGCTGCCAATAAAGCGAACCCTACGCCACAGCTTGGCGAATTTGAAGCGACCAACCCCTGCGGCGAACAATGGTTACTTCCCTTTGAGAGCTGCAACCTTGGCTCCATTAATTTGGCGCGTTTCGTGAAAAACGGCCAGATTGACTATAGCCGGATTGAAGCGATCACCCGCATTGCAGTGCGTTTCCTCGATAACGTGATCGACTGCAACCGCTACCCAATTCCTGAAATTGAAGCGATGACAATGCAGACCCGCAAAATCGGCCTTGGGATTATGGGGATGCACGACATGTTGATTCAACTCGGCATTCCCTATGGGTCAGAAGCAGGCCGGATGTGCGCTGCCGAAGTGATGGCGTTCATCCGCAAAATCGCGGAAGAAAAGTCGATCGAGCTGGCCGTTACCAAAGGAGCATTCCCCGCGTACAATCCCGAGCACAATCACTATCCGGCACGTCGCAACGCTGCACTGACGTCCATTCAGCCGACCGGAACCGTTTCGATGATTGCCGATTGCGCCAGTGGGTGTGAGCCGTATTTCTCTGTTGTAATGGTAAAACACGTCATGGACGGCGACCGTCTTTTAATGGTGAACCGGTGGTTCGAAAAAGTCGCCCGTGAAGAAAACTTTTACTCCGACGACCTGATGGCGCGGGTGGCCGATAAGGGAACCGTAGTCGGATTGCCAGAAATCCCCGCTCAGTGGCAGGAAGTGTTCAAAACAGCGCAGGACATCACCCCTGCCGACCATATCCAAATGCAGGCGATCCTGCAAAATAATGGGGTTGACAGCTCTATCAGTAAAACCATCAACCTGCCGAATTCCGCTACGAAAGATGAAGTGCGCCTGTCGTACCTTATGGGATATAAGCTTGGCTGCAAAGGGCTTACCGTCTACCGTGATGGCTCGCGCGATGGGCAGGTGTTGAACACGAAATCAGCTTCCGATGCCCAGAGCGGCGCACAGACGGCGACCGTTGGTGTCAGCGGGCAAGTCGTCAAACAAAACCTCCCCGACGTCATGAGCGCCAAACGGTACCGTTTGAAGGATAAAGACCAGAACAACATCTACATCATCGTCTGCTTTGATGATAACGAAAAGCCGATGGAAGTCTTTGCCAAGTTCCCGTACGACAACCGTATCGACCTGAAAGACAAATCCACCATGTGGACGACGCTCTGCCGTTTGGTATCGCTGGCGTTGCGCTATGATATCCCGATGGAAGAGATCATCAAACAACTTGATCGCTCGGCTGGGCACATGCTTGATTTGCCCTCGCAGATGGGGAAACTGCTGAAATCGTTTATGGCAGGGACGCAGAACGGATTTTCCGGCACTTGCCCCGACTGTAATGGCCAGCTGGTGTACGAAGAAGGATGCGAAACCTGCCGCAGTTGCGGCTACAGTAAATGTTCGTAG
- a CDS encoding UbiD family decarboxylase, producing the protein MGYRNLQHCVADLERHGHLRRIDVEVDPHLEMGMMQRRVYAAGGPALFFTKVTGSRFPMLGNLFGTLPRTRFLFRDTLASIERLVDLKLNPMAWLKNPLAYARTLPAATHLLPRNVKNGPILGGQCHIHDLPRLVSWPKDGGAFVTLPQVYSESPLTPGWKKSNLGMYRVQLDGNDYERNREVGIHYQIHRGIGVHHQQAAARGKALPVSVFVGGAPSMSIAAVMPLPEGMPELAFAGVLGGHRIQMVKGASESLIMPAEADFVITGKIYPQDVKPEGPFGDHLGYYSLVHDFPVMKVEKVYHRRDAIWPFTSVGRPPQEDTSFGAFIHELTGALIPTVLPGVCAVHAVDAAGVHPLLLAVGSERYTPYNPLHEPQEILTQANAILGQGQLSLAKYLMIAAREDEHVPDIHDIGAFLEHMLCRVDWKRDLHFQTRTTIDTLDYSGSGLNKGSKVVIAAAGAPVRTLARAVPAEITLPDGFSEPHLCLPGVVAVQGPAWTNERSGRRQLRQLARELNAAQWQEVPLIVLVDDARFVARSLDNFLWAVFTRSDPAWDIDGVDAATAGKHWGCAGPLIIDARIKTHHAPPLEEDPDLVKKVEAKMKALRLVGS; encoded by the coding sequence ATGGGCTATCGTAATCTCCAGCACTGTGTTGCTGATTTAGAGCGGCACGGGCATCTGCGCCGCATCGACGTGGAAGTTGACCCGCATTTGGAAATGGGGATGATGCAACGCCGTGTCTACGCGGCTGGTGGCCCAGCCCTTTTCTTTACCAAAGTCACCGGGAGCCGGTTCCCCATGCTGGGCAATCTGTTTGGTACGCTGCCACGCACGCGCTTTCTTTTCCGCGATACCTTAGCCTCAATCGAGCGGCTCGTTGATTTGAAACTGAACCCCATGGCGTGGCTGAAAAATCCGTTGGCGTACGCCAGAACGCTTCCGGCAGCGACGCATCTGCTGCCGCGCAACGTCAAAAACGGGCCAATCCTTGGCGGGCAATGCCACATTCACGACCTACCACGGCTGGTTTCTTGGCCAAAAGATGGCGGTGCGTTCGTCACGTTGCCGCAAGTCTATTCCGAAAGTCCACTCACGCCCGGCTGGAAAAAGTCGAATCTCGGCATGTACCGCGTGCAGCTTGATGGCAACGACTATGAGCGCAACCGTGAGGTCGGCATTCACTATCAAATCCACCGCGGCATTGGCGTGCACCACCAGCAGGCCGCAGCGCGGGGGAAAGCGTTACCTGTCAGCGTGTTTGTTGGGGGAGCGCCATCCATGAGCATTGCCGCCGTGATGCCACTGCCCGAAGGGATGCCAGAACTGGCGTTTGCCGGAGTGCTGGGCGGCCATCGCATTCAGATGGTCAAGGGCGCTTCGGAGTCGCTGATTATGCCAGCCGAAGCCGACTTTGTGATTACCGGAAAGATTTACCCGCAGGATGTCAAACCGGAAGGGCCGTTTGGCGACCATCTGGGATATTACAGTCTGGTGCACGATTTCCCGGTGATGAAAGTGGAAAAAGTCTACCATCGGCGCGATGCCATCTGGCCATTTACCTCTGTCGGTCGTCCACCGCAAGAAGATACGTCATTCGGTGCGTTTATCCATGAACTGACCGGCGCGCTGATTCCCACCGTGCTTCCGGGCGTATGTGCCGTGCATGCCGTAGATGCGGCCGGCGTGCATCCACTGCTGCTTGCCGTCGGCTCTGAGCGGTACACCCCATACAATCCGCTGCACGAACCGCAGGAGATTCTCACTCAAGCCAACGCCATTCTCGGCCAGGGGCAACTGTCGCTGGCCAAATACCTGATGATTGCCGCCCGTGAAGACGAACATGTTCCAGATATCCACGATATCGGTGCCTTTCTGGAACATATGCTGTGCCGCGTTGACTGGAAGCGCGACCTCCATTTCCAAACCCGTACGACGATTGACACCCTTGATTACAGCGGGAGCGGCCTGAATAAAGGCTCTAAAGTCGTAATCGCCGCAGCCGGAGCGCCGGTTCGCACCTTGGCGCGCGCTGTTCCCGCAGAAATTACCCTCCCCGATGGCTTCAGCGAACCGCATCTGTGCTTGCCGGGAGTCGTCGCCGTACAAGGACCAGCATGGACAAATGAACGCAGTGGCCGTCGTCAGCTCCGCCAACTGGCACGTGAGCTTAACGCCGCGCAGTGGCAAGAGGTGCCGCTGATTGTACTGGTCGACGATGCCCGCTTTGTCGCCCGTTCGCTGGATAACTTCCTCTGGGCGGTCTTTACCCGTTCTGATCCTGCGTGGGATATCGACGGCGTTGATGCCGCCACCGCTGGCAAACATTGGGGCTGCGCTGGACCACTTATCATTGACGCGCGCATTAAAACGCACCACGCACCACCGCTAGAAGAAGACCCCGATTTGGTGAAAAAAGTAGAGGCGAAGATGAAGGCATTGCGGCTGGTTGGCAGTTGA
- a CDS encoding phosphate/phosphite/phosphonate ABC transporter substrate-binding protein has translation MSLKKSLLVLFAVFLLAGCEQQPALPEPPPIQTLYAGKPFTIGILPEQNVFEQRKRYHQLGEYLTQALRRPVKIKLLDSYSHVGIAKELEEDIIDAAFFGSYIYALTYQQGLIEPIARPVDTEYGAEYRGVIFTRPETGVTSDVTTWVGKRIALVHHANTAGYLFPRWYLHQSYSGDYHAYFERILFLGSHDATVLAVHSKHADIGAAKESIVNRMMQQNADIAASLTIIASGEISVPTNTLAVRNDLDTALKQQIETALLDMHLSDAGQQALKALGAERFIRTEDHEYDALRYIMREMELFNEPLTRIDSIAKP, from the coding sequence ATGTCTTTGAAAAAAAGCTTACTGGTACTATTCGCAGTATTCCTTCTCGCAGGCTGCGAACAACAGCCTGCGCTGCCAGAACCACCACCAATTCAGACGCTTTATGCTGGGAAGCCATTCACAATCGGTATTCTGCCAGAACAAAACGTTTTCGAGCAGCGCAAGCGTTATCATCAGCTTGGCGAATACCTGACACAAGCTTTGCGCCGACCGGTAAAAATAAAACTTCTCGACAGTTACAGTCACGTCGGGATTGCCAAAGAGTTGGAAGAAGACATTATTGACGCGGCATTTTTCGGCAGCTACATCTATGCGCTGACCTATCAGCAAGGGCTTATAGAGCCAATAGCGCGCCCAGTAGATACCGAATATGGCGCAGAATACCGTGGTGTGATCTTTACGCGCCCTGAAACAGGTGTGACGAGCGATGTCACCACGTGGGTTGGAAAGCGTATTGCGTTAGTGCATCATGCGAACACTGCTGGCTATCTCTTTCCGCGTTGGTACCTGCATCAGAGCTATAGTGGCGATTACCACGCCTATTTTGAACGGATTCTTTTCCTTGGCAGCCATGACGCGACGGTGCTAGCCGTCCATTCCAAACATGCTGATATCGGTGCCGCCAAAGAGTCAATTGTCAATCGCATGATGCAGCAGAATGCCGATATTGCCGCTTCTCTTACGATCATAGCCTCTGGGGAAATATCGGTGCCAACCAACACCCTCGCCGTTCGCAACGATCTTGACACCGCACTGAAGCAACAAATCGAGACGGCACTTTTGGACATGCACCTCTCAGATGCTGGACAACAAGCCTTAAAAGCACTTGGAGCAGAGCGCTTTATCCGCACCGAAGATCACGAATATGACGCTCTGCGCTATATTATGCGCGAGATGGAACTTTTTAATGAACCGCTCACACGCATTGATTCCATAGCGAAACCATGA
- a CDS encoding ATP-binding protein, translating into MESVLLEDNPHWENSAAYDRYIRREKLDLALQCLEPREVLAILGARRVGKSSLARLLIRELLPAVPPRNIFFINLEKPLFIPHKTNPAYLDTIYEAYLKIAEPDLSQRIYVFLDEIQVFAGWEIFVKSRYESSFIKFVITGSNSSLLQSSYATALTGRVLKLYLSPFNFREYLTWKQVAHRTKLEQVRNKIAIKRAVDEYLRWGGYHSVFTASEVVIKRELIKNIAEDIIFKDIVPRLSIKHGGALRDLFAYIVSNTATTLNYTSLGNKLSMDPKTIKEYVDHLEDNFLLQRVPRYHTKLTAQINSARKVYLSDNGFLNLGVSAERNLGAMLENAVNVALQEYQHVYLLENKECDFYANGSLYQVAYHVDDEATLRRELQGLHHFMCEFGLESGTIVTYDRNETRHIEDKTVEFVSIENFLLSGVT; encoded by the coding sequence ATGGAATCTGTACTCCTTGAAGATAATCCACATTGGGAAAACAGCGCTGCGTACGACCGCTATATTCGTCGCGAAAAGCTCGATTTAGCTCTGCAATGCCTAGAGCCACGGGAAGTGCTTGCTATCCTCGGGGCGCGTCGTGTCGGCAAAAGCTCATTGGCACGCCTGCTGATCCGTGAGTTGTTGCCAGCGGTTCCGCCACGTAATATTTTTTTCATCAATCTGGAAAAACCGCTCTTCATACCGCACAAGACAAATCCCGCCTATCTCGATACGATCTACGAAGCTTACCTGAAGATAGCGGAACCTGACCTGAGCCAACGCATTTACGTTTTTCTTGACGAGATTCAGGTGTTTGCTGGCTGGGAAATTTTTGTAAAGTCCAGGTATGAAAGTTCTTTTATTAAGTTCGTCATTACTGGATCAAACTCGTCACTGTTGCAATCAAGCTATGCCACGGCATTGACGGGGAGAGTTTTGAAGCTGTATTTATCGCCATTTAACTTTCGCGAGTATTTGACGTGGAAACAAGTCGCTCATCGCACGAAACTCGAACAGGTCAGAAACAAAATAGCAATAAAGCGAGCTGTAGATGAATATCTGCGCTGGGGCGGGTATCACTCTGTTTTTACCGCATCTGAAGTGGTAATCAAGCGTGAACTGATTAAAAACATTGCGGAAGATATTATTTTCAAAGATATTGTGCCGCGGTTGAGCATTAAACATGGGGGCGCTCTTCGCGATCTTTTTGCGTACATTGTTTCAAATACTGCGACAACGCTGAATTACACGTCATTGGGTAATAAGCTTTCGATGGATCCGAAGACAATCAAAGAATATGTCGACCATCTTGAGGATAATTTCCTGCTGCAACGTGTGCCAAGGTATCACACCAAACTCACGGCACAAATCAACTCAGCACGTAAAGTTTACCTGTCAGACAATGGTTTTTTAAACCTTGGAGTTTCGGCGGAGCGCAACTTGGGGGCAATGCTGGAAAATGCCGTGAATGTTGCCCTGCAGGAATATCAGCATGTCTATCTGCTGGAAAATAAGGAATGCGACTTTTATGCCAATGGCAGCTTATATCAAGTTGCGTATCACGTCGATGACGAGGCGACGTTGCGCCGAGAACTGCAGGGGCTTCACCACTTTATGTGCGAATTCGGGCTGGAGTCAGGAACGATTGTGACTTATGATCGTAACGAAACTAGGCATATTGAAGATAAAACAGTTGAGTTTGTGAGTATAGAGAACTTTCTTCTTTCTGGTGTCACATGA
- a CDS encoding 4Fe-4S binding protein codes for MFNPKEMVIVQTVARISETLRCHTSRCLRSRFFKNNCQLCKDVCPVDAVTLQSSVSIDYDRCTQCMLCVGACPNGAIESKFAPFHLLVKKLNDVPTPVLGCSAIADEKRWHADVPCLGIFSAEHFIAFSVLVRGVIQINLTRCHNCRNGSMVSALQQRFAEAIHIYPPVAKKVVLVTETHALQFAPKMMGRRAMFGFLREKATEEAARVFHLVSAEESKSTSYGVKALPSRRQLLNHVTRDFPVPELTRFGYPFVAVSNTCVLCPACSAICPTGALVLHDTQEEGKVLKFDRSLCTGCGLCAEFCPKKAIGVCSHLAGDAPATVFEISILKREEE; via the coding sequence GTGTTTAACCCTAAAGAAATGGTTATTGTACAGACGGTGGCGCGGATAAGTGAAACATTGCGCTGCCACACGTCTCGGTGCTTGCGCTCGCGTTTTTTCAAAAATAACTGTCAACTTTGTAAAGATGTTTGTCCGGTAGATGCGGTTACACTGCAATCCTCAGTATCGATTGATTACGACCGCTGCACGCAGTGCATGCTCTGTGTTGGCGCGTGTCCTAATGGAGCGATTGAATCAAAATTTGCGCCATTCCATCTGCTGGTAAAAAAACTCAACGATGTTCCTACGCCAGTATTGGGGTGTTCGGCAATTGCCGATGAAAAGCGGTGGCATGCCGATGTGCCATGCCTTGGAATTTTTTCGGCGGAACACTTTATTGCCTTTAGTGTGTTGGTACGCGGTGTCATTCAGATCAACCTCACTCGCTGCCACAATTGTCGTAACGGTTCGATGGTATCGGCTCTTCAACAACGGTTCGCCGAAGCGATCCACATCTATCCGCCAGTGGCTAAAAAAGTAGTGCTCGTAACCGAGACGCATGCTTTGCAATTTGCACCAAAAATGATGGGGCGTCGCGCTATGTTTGGGTTTCTCCGTGAAAAGGCGACCGAAGAAGCAGCACGAGTGTTTCATCTTGTCTCAGCCGAAGAGTCAAAGTCCACTTCGTACGGAGTGAAGGCATTGCCAAGTCGTCGTCAGTTACTCAACCATGTAACACGCGATTTCCCTGTCCCAGAGCTTACACGGTTTGGCTATCCCTTCGTTGCCGTCAGCAATACCTGTGTTCTTTGCCCAGCGTGCAGTGCTATTTGTCCGACAGGTGCGCTGGTGCTGCATGATACTCAGGAAGAAGGGAAGGTGCTGAAATTTGACCGCTCGCTCTGCACCGGCTGTGGACTGTGCGCCGAATTCTGCCCCAAGAAAGCGATTGGCGTGTGCAGTCATCTCGCGGGTGACGCCCCTGCCACTGTTTTTGAAATATCAATCTTGAAACGCGAAGAGGAGTAA